The Rosa chinensis cultivar Old Blush chromosome 7, RchiOBHm-V2, whole genome shotgun sequence DNA segment GCTCTACACAATTAATGACAAAAAAATAACATGCAAGCTACCTGTTCTGCAAGGGAAAACCTGGGAAGCCTAGGACCCTTCCCTTTCATATTCACGGTCACCTCATCGATTTCTTCCGCCATTTCTGAATTAGGAGAAATGAAGTCGTCGGTAGTGTCCAAGTCCTCAGGAATGAATTCGTCGGGATAACTAAGAATATCATCCCACTCACCATCCATACCAACACAGAGAGTCTGATAAAATGCTTGCAGAGGATCTTGCTGCATAATGTAGCCTTCTACCTTTCGCTCTAAGCAGTATTGCGTCAGAAACTGCTTCACTTCCTCGATGTTTTTATTGCAAAAGCTGTTGATTAATTGATATAACAAACTTGTAAGTGAGTAAGCCATGAAGACTTATAAACCCTAATTATCCTTTCAAAAATAAACCCTAATTATTAAAGTGCATGCAATTGATATAAAATGCACTGATCCTCGAACATACTCAAAGTTCTGATAGTGAGGCTCAATAGAAGCACTGGAATCGTACAAGTAATTGGCGCGGGTTTCTTGAATTGCATGACAGATGGCACCGAGTCTTCCATGGATTTCAAGTGTCATAATATAATTGCCTACCAAACCAAAATCGAAGTAAAATCAATACAAGTAACTAGCATGTCAACATTTAAGCCAAATAATTAGTCAAGAAACAAAGACTTACGATTGAAGTGAACAATTTCCCTTAGAACTTGGCAACCGCAGCAACTGAAGGGGATTGGTGGTGGAGCCCAAACTGGAGGTGGCATCACATTACTCCCAAACCCCAACCCCGAATTCTGATCAAAACCCGATTCTCCTCCTCCGCGTCCGGAACACTGTGAAGGATGATCCGCTAGTGCTGAAATAGTATTATTCCCTCCGCCATTATAATTGTTGCCCATATCCCACATTGGGGACATGGGAAAATCTTGGATTCCATTATCAAACTGAGGAATTGGATATTGATGAGAGAAAGAAGGAACTACTCCACCGTCGAACAATGTGTCAAGGGTTGGATCAGGagtatcattaatgaaattcaCAACGTCGGGGACTTCATGATCATAAGGGTCATGGTAAGGCACAACAGCCCATGGAGAATCTGTCATGCTCTCCGTTATATTTAAGCAGAGTGATTGATGGTGTTCCCAAGCACCAAAGTTGGCAAATTCAACTTTGGTGCCTGAGAATCTGTCTGAAACTGAATAAGGGTTTTCAGTGAATTGTTTGTCTGTGACTGACAGGGTTTGAAGATATAGAGGAAGGCGCGAGTGACAGTTATGGTGTCGTTTGGGAATTCGGACATAAGGCGGTTAAATCGGGATTTTGAAAACTGTGAGGTGGTGATCCTGTGCTATGAGTTCCACGATGAacatttcttttttgtttttgttttttagtttttgttgggTTTTCACTAGACGAATTGCAGACGTTAACACCAATGCTCTGATATTTCAATGCTCTTAGTAGGCTGAAGTTGACAACAACACAAAATTGATGTCAAAATTTGAAGAGGGGAGCATATTTGGGACTAGGAAACATCACTCTGAGGGCCCAACGCGATACATCCTCTGCCCTGAAAGATCTTCTGCTCGCTCCTCCGCGCACATCTCTCAAAACCTGAAGTAAATGGTATTGTCTTTGTACTTCGATCTGTTGGGTTTGGTTTCCAACCGAGGGTTTTACTTTAATACTAGTCGATCTGCTTTGGGTTTTATTTGTTGCCCTGAGTTTGCCTAGTCTTTCGTCTTCATTgccttttggtttttgtttgggAACTGGGAAGTAGTTGCTTGTGTTACAATTGAAATGACTTGCATATTCAAGCAGTAGCCTATTTTGATTGCTAGTTTGTATAGAAGATGCCGCTAGAACTCGGTCATATATTTTCAATTGAATGTCTGTGCGTGCTTTTGTGAGCCTGTAAAAGGTGGGTCTTGGCTTGTTGAATTACTTATATGTTTGACAATGACTCGTGTCTATATATTCATGAAAAGAATATTTCTTTCAAATAAAAGTTAAACAGAACAAAGTATTTTGTTCGAAGATCCTGGCTAAGACGTCTAATAGATCAGATAAATATCTTCTTCAATAGATTAATTTAGGAGTGGGGGTATGTGCTCTTGAATATCAGATTATGCTTGAACATGGGAAGTTTTCAGGAGAAGTTTACACTTCACAGTTTTTGGTTCAACCAGACATTGCCTTGTTGAGCTAAGCTGCTAATTAGGAATTTTAAATCAATTCTTTTGCTGGTATTAATGGGAAGTTTTCAGGAGAAGTTTACACTTCACAGTTTTTGGTTCAACCAGACATTGCCTTGTTGAGCTAAGCTGCTAATTAGGAATTTTAAATCAATTCTTTTTGCTGGTATTAATGGGAAGTTTTCAGGAGAAGTTTACACTTCACAGTTTTTGGTTCAACCAGACATTGCCTTGTTGAGCTAAGCTCCTAATTAGGAATTTTAAATCAATTCTTTTGCTGGTATTAGGAAATAACCATCTTATTAGAAAAATGGGTCTCTCTTCATTATGTAGCCTAGGATAATATATACAACCAAAGTGGGGAAGGATTCTGGTGTCAGGGTAAAGAATGAATGAATATCCAAGAAGCCTCTGTTTGATTTTTCCTATGGTGGTATATCTTAATTCTGCTTTATTTATTAGTTTATATATGAGATATTTGGTTGCAGGATCAATCACTGCTTACGCCACCCAAATAGTTGAGACAATCCCTTGTGCTTAGTGCAGTGTTGCTTGAAGCATGCCAAGTAGTTAGAATTTTGGATGGTTGATGGTCTTTACCGACTTCACTTTGGATACACAATTGACAAGCTTAATACAGAGCTCTAAAGCATTGTTGAAAGAAAGTAAGTAACCAGTTTACATTCagcatttttattattattattattatttaccaATATTGATTTTGGTCATATTTCATTGAGCTTCAGGGTAATTTTTTCATACTTGCAAAAACTAAAGAAGTCCTCATGACTTAGCCATTGAATTATACTATTTCTTACATAGTAATTTGAGAAAACAATCTAACTACAGCTTGAGACATTTGGCATGCTAATTCATATAGAGCTTAATTTATACATTCTAGAATCATTCATTTCTATATAATAATCGCCAATCTAATTGCCTTAGGCTAACTTTCTCCATGGAACTTCAGGACTTGTTCCCCAGTAGGTAAGGGTTTGTTTCTGAATTGTTGTAATTAATGATCGATGATAAGAAAGCTTTTGTTATGCAAGTAAATTATAATTTGCAAGTTTGAATTCTCAGTGTTTAATCGACTGTCGGAAGAATAAGTACTCTGGTTTTGAGCTTCTCCTCCACCTGCTCATCATCTATCTTTGCATTATTTCTCAAATATCAACCTAGCTGGATTTTCAAGTCATCAGTTGTTTTGGGAGAAAACTTTCAGGTTTGTGTTCTTTAGCTTTCTTGGTTTGGATGAAAATGATCTGCATGTGTAGTTTTCTCTGAATGATTGACTGTTATAAAGCTTTTTCAAATTTGCAATTGGGTTttgatgactcttggccaatcAAGCAGAGGGTTACTGTTTGGTTCTACGGTTTGGAACTGCAAATCTGTTGTTTCTTTCTTGTGTGATTTTTGACTGTCCTGGTTTAAACGTTCATGGATAAAACTTCAGTATGAACATCACCTCCCATTAATAAATGTTGCTAAATTAACTATTCTATAAGTCATCTTtcttgaagaaaaatatatctgccatttgtttcttcatatacaaaatcttttttttttaaaggtaaaaaaatcatttgtatCTTTGAATAGATTCATGCATCTTCAATGGTTTGGTTCCTAGATATTGTcgttgtac contains these protein-coding regions:
- the LOC121050346 gene encoding protein RKD3 isoform X1 → MTDSPWAVVPYHDPYDHEVPDVVNFINDTPDPTLDTLFDGGVVPSFSHQYPIPQFDNGIQDFPMSPMWDMGNNYNGGGNNTISALADHPSQCSGRGGGESGFDQNSGLGFGSNVMPPPVWAPPPIPFSCCGCQVLREIVHFNRNYIMTLEIHGRLGAICHAIQETRANYLYDSSASIEPHYQNFDFCNKNIEEVKQFLTQYCLERKVEGYIMQQDPLQAFYQTLCVGMDGEWDDILSYPDEFIPEDLDTTDDFISPNSEMAEEIDEVTVNMKGKGPRLPRFSLAEQRERAAKMKLNDLRAYFHLTIEEASEQLGFCPTVVKRICRKFGVSRWPARKIKSIERRISSLRPLLNSYSDSTRVHVAAEIKRLEREVARLVS
- the LOC121050346 gene encoding uncharacterized protein LOC121050346 isoform X2, whose translation is MTDSPWAVVPYHDPYDHEVPDVVNFINDTPDPTLDTLFDGGVVPSFSHQYPIPQFDNGIQDFPMSPMWDMGNNYNGGGNNTISALADHPSQCSGRGGGESGFDQNSGLGFGSNVMPPPVWAPPPIPFSCCGCQVLREIVHFNRNYIMTLEIHGRLGAICHAIQETRANYFFCNKNIEEVKQFLTQYCLERKVEGYIMQQDPLQAFYQTLCVGMDGEWDDILSYPDEFIPEDLDTTDDFISPNSEMAEEIDEVTVNMKGKGPRLPRFSLAEQRERAAKMKLNDLRAYFHLTIEEASEQLGFCPTVVKRICRKFGVSRWPARKIKSIERRISSLRPLLNSYSDSTRVHVAAEIKRLEREVARLVS